One Microcebus murinus isolate Inina chromosome 22, M.murinus_Inina_mat1.0, whole genome shotgun sequence DNA segment encodes these proteins:
- the TPST2 gene encoding protein-tyrosine sulfotransferase 2 isoform X2: MRLSVRRALLAAGCALALVLAAQLGQQALECRAALRGPRRAMRPEQEELVMVGADRVQYRYGRAMPLIFVGGVPRSGTTLMRAMLDAHPEVRCGEETRIIPRVLAMRQAWARSGREKQRLDEAGVTEEVLDAAMQAFILEVIAKHGEPARVLCNKDPFTLKSSVYLSGLFPNSKFLLMVRDGRASVHSMITRKVTIAGFDLSSYRDCLTKWNKAIEVMYAQCMEVGKDKCLPVYYEQLVLHPHRSLQLILDFLGIAWSDAVLHHEDLIGKPGGVSLSKIERSTDQVIKPVNLEALTRWTGHIPADVVRDMAQIAPMLARLGYDPYANPPNYGNPDPIVINNTHRVLKGDYKTPANLKGYFQISANGFVARKRRNRLRMEIGTLIQAYCLQLIAKTGLLMRNVFAYVCKS, encoded by the exons ATGCGGCTGTCGGTGCGCAGGGCGCTGCTGGCGGCCGGCTGCGCGCTGGCCCTGGTGCTGGCGGCGCAGCTGGGGCAGCAGGCGCTCGAGTGCCGCGCGGCGCTGCGCGGGCCGCGGCGGGCCATGCGGCCCGAGCAGGAGGAGCTGGTGATGGTGGGCGCGGACCGCGTGCAGTACCGCTACGGCAGGGCCATGCCGCTCATCTTCGTGGGCGGCGTGCCCCGCAGCGGCACCACGCTGATGCGCGCCATGCTGGACGCGCACCCCGAGGTGCGCTGCGGGGAGGAGACGCGCATCATCCCGCGCGTGCTGGCCATGCGCCAGGCCTGGGCCCGGTCCGGCCGCGAGAAGCAGCGGCTGGACGAGGCGGGCGTGACGGAGGAGGTGCTGGACGCGGCCATGCAGGCCTTCATCCTGGAGGTGATCGCCAAGCACGGCGAGCCGGCGCGCGTGCTCTGCAACAAGGACCCCTTCACGCTCAAGTCCTCCGTCTACCTGTCCGGCCTGTTCCCCAACTCCAAGTTCCTGCTGATGGTGCGGGACGGCCGCGCCTCGGTGCACTCCATGATCACGCGCAAGGTCACCATCGCCGGCTTCGACCTCAGCAGCTACCGCGACTGCCTCACCAAGTGGAACAAGGCCATCGAGGTGATGTACGCGCAGTGCATGGAGGTGGGCAAGGACAAGTGCCTGCCCGTGTACTACGAGCAGCTGGTGCTGCACCCCCACCGCTCCCTGCAGCTCATCCTCGACTTCCTCGGCATCGCCTGGAGCGACGCGGTGCTGCACCACGAGGACCTCATCGGCAAGCCGGGCGGTGTCTCCCTGTCCAA GATTGAGCGGTCCACGGACCAGGTCATCAAGCCCGTGAACCTGGAAGCGCTCACCAGATGGACGGGCCACATCCCTGCGGACGTGGTGCGGGACATGGCCCAGATCGCCCCCATGCTGGCTCGGCTGGGCTACGACCCCTACGCAAACCCGCCCAACTATGGCAACCCCGACCCCATCGTCATCAACAACACGCACCGG gtctTGAAAGGCGACTACAAAACACCAGCCAATCTGAAAGGATATTTTCAG ATCTCTGCAAATGGCTTTGTTGCCAGGAAGAGAAGAAACCGCCTTCGAATGGAAATCGGAACTCTAATCCAAGCATATTGCTTGCAATTAATTGCCAAAACAGGACTGCTAATGAGGAATGTATTTGCATATGTTTGCAAAAGTTGA
- the TPST2 gene encoding protein-tyrosine sulfotransferase 2 isoform X1, whose translation MRLSVRRALLAAGCALALVLAAQLGQQALECRAALRGPRRAMRPEQEELVMVGADRVQYRYGRAMPLIFVGGVPRSGTTLMRAMLDAHPEVRCGEETRIIPRVLAMRQAWARSGREKQRLDEAGVTEEVLDAAMQAFILEVIAKHGEPARVLCNKDPFTLKSSVYLSGLFPNSKFLLMVRDGRASVHSMITRKVTIAGFDLSSYRDCLTKWNKAIEVMYAQCMEVGKDKCLPVYYEQLVLHPHRSLQLILDFLGIAWSDAVLHHEDLIGKPGGVSLSKIERSTDQVIKPVNLEALTRWTGHIPADVVRDMAQIAPMLARLGYDPYANPPNYGNPDPIVINNTHRVLKGDYKTPANLKGYFQVNRNGTSSPLGSS comes from the exons ATGCGGCTGTCGGTGCGCAGGGCGCTGCTGGCGGCCGGCTGCGCGCTGGCCCTGGTGCTGGCGGCGCAGCTGGGGCAGCAGGCGCTCGAGTGCCGCGCGGCGCTGCGCGGGCCGCGGCGGGCCATGCGGCCCGAGCAGGAGGAGCTGGTGATGGTGGGCGCGGACCGCGTGCAGTACCGCTACGGCAGGGCCATGCCGCTCATCTTCGTGGGCGGCGTGCCCCGCAGCGGCACCACGCTGATGCGCGCCATGCTGGACGCGCACCCCGAGGTGCGCTGCGGGGAGGAGACGCGCATCATCCCGCGCGTGCTGGCCATGCGCCAGGCCTGGGCCCGGTCCGGCCGCGAGAAGCAGCGGCTGGACGAGGCGGGCGTGACGGAGGAGGTGCTGGACGCGGCCATGCAGGCCTTCATCCTGGAGGTGATCGCCAAGCACGGCGAGCCGGCGCGCGTGCTCTGCAACAAGGACCCCTTCACGCTCAAGTCCTCCGTCTACCTGTCCGGCCTGTTCCCCAACTCCAAGTTCCTGCTGATGGTGCGGGACGGCCGCGCCTCGGTGCACTCCATGATCACGCGCAAGGTCACCATCGCCGGCTTCGACCTCAGCAGCTACCGCGACTGCCTCACCAAGTGGAACAAGGCCATCGAGGTGATGTACGCGCAGTGCATGGAGGTGGGCAAGGACAAGTGCCTGCCCGTGTACTACGAGCAGCTGGTGCTGCACCCCCACCGCTCCCTGCAGCTCATCCTCGACTTCCTCGGCATCGCCTGGAGCGACGCGGTGCTGCACCACGAGGACCTCATCGGCAAGCCGGGCGGTGTCTCCCTGTCCAA GATTGAGCGGTCCACGGACCAGGTCATCAAGCCCGTGAACCTGGAAGCGCTCACCAGATGGACGGGCCACATCCCTGCGGACGTGGTGCGGGACATGGCCCAGATCGCCCCCATGCTGGCTCGGCTGGGCTACGACCCCTACGCAAACCCGCCCAACTATGGCAACCCCGACCCCATCGTCATCAACAACACGCACCGG gtctTGAAAGGCGACTACAAAACACCAGCCAATCTGAAAGGATATTTTCAG GTGAACCGGAACGGCACCTCCTCCCCCTTAGGAAGCTCGTGA